One segment of Pandoraea pnomenusa DNA contains the following:
- the oxlT gene encoding oxalate/formate MFS antiporter has product MEEVQVETTNQHGKQSVFASPWVQLVFGVICMAMIANLQYGWTLFVNPIDEKYHWGRTAIQVAFTIFVVTETWLVPIEGYLVDKFGPRPVVVGGGLLCGVAWVLNAYASSLPMLYFAAAVGGVGAGAVYGTCVGNALKWFPDRRGLAAGLTAAGFGAGSALTVVPIANMIKSSGYENTFLTFGLGQGIIVLVLGLALANPPASIEALKKLAPGAMRYNAKPTEVMRSPVFWMMYLMFVLMAAGGLMATAQLGPIAKDYGLDQAPVSILGLTLPALTFALAIDRVLNGVTRPVFGWISDKIGRENTMFIAFAMEAAGIYALAKFGQHPVAFVILTGLVFFAWGEIYSLFPATCADTYGSKYAATNAGMLYTAKGTAALLVPFSSIITSSTGSWQAVFMIACAMNAFAAFLALFVLKPMRARLAQRYANDYREQSGETIVKPADLSRSTT; this is encoded by the coding sequence ATGGAGGAGGTACAAGTGGAGACGACTAATCAACACGGTAAGCAATCCGTGTTCGCGAGCCCTTGGGTTCAGCTCGTGTTCGGCGTGATTTGCATGGCGATGATCGCCAACTTGCAGTACGGGTGGACGCTGTTCGTCAACCCGATCGACGAGAAGTATCACTGGGGCCGCACGGCCATTCAGGTGGCATTCACGATTTTCGTCGTGACCGAAACCTGGCTCGTGCCGATCGAAGGGTATCTGGTCGACAAGTTCGGTCCGCGCCCGGTCGTGGTGGGCGGCGGTTTGCTGTGCGGCGTGGCATGGGTCTTGAACGCCTATGCGTCGTCGCTGCCGATGCTGTATTTCGCGGCGGCGGTCGGCGGTGTCGGCGCCGGTGCGGTGTATGGCACCTGCGTGGGCAACGCGCTGAAGTGGTTCCCGGATCGTCGCGGTCTTGCCGCGGGCCTGACGGCTGCCGGTTTCGGTGCAGGTTCGGCGCTGACCGTGGTACCGATCGCCAACATGATCAAGTCGAGCGGCTATGAGAACACGTTCCTGACCTTCGGTCTGGGGCAGGGGATCATCGTGCTGGTGCTTGGTCTGGCGCTCGCCAACCCGCCGGCATCGATCGAAGCGCTCAAGAAGCTGGCTCCGGGCGCCATGCGCTACAACGCCAAGCCGACGGAAGTCATGCGCTCGCCCGTGTTCTGGATGATGTACCTGATGTTCGTGCTGATGGCTGCCGGCGGTCTGATGGCGACGGCCCAACTCGGCCCGATCGCCAAGGACTACGGTCTGGATCAGGCGCCGGTGTCGATTCTCGGCCTCACGCTGCCCGCACTCACCTTCGCACTGGCTATCGACCGTGTGCTCAACGGGGTGACGCGTCCGGTGTTCGGCTGGATCTCGGACAAGATCGGTCGTGAAAACACGATGTTCATCGCATTCGCGATGGAAGCCGCGGGGATCTACGCGCTGGCGAAGTTCGGCCAGCACCCGGTGGCCTTCGTGATCCTGACCGGCCTGGTGTTCTTTGCCTGGGGCGAAATCTACAGCCTGTTCCCGGCAACGTGCGCCGACACGTATGGCTCGAAGTACGCCGCGACCAACGCGGGGATGCTGTACACGGCGAAGGGGACCGCCGCATTGCTGGTGCCCTTCTCGAGCATCATCACCTCGTCGACCGGGAGCTGGCAGGCCGTGTTCATGATTGCTTGCGCCATGAACGCCTTTGCCGCCTTCCTCGCCCTGTTCGTCCTCAAGCCGATGCGGGCTCGTCTGGCACAGCGTTACGCCAACGACTACCGGGAGCAATCCGGCGAGACGATCGTGAAGCCCGCGGACCTGAGCCGCAGCACCACGTAA
- the frc gene encoding formyl-CoA transferase, whose protein sequence is MSKPLEGIKIIDFTHVQAGPACTQLLAWFGADVIKVERPGSGDVTRNQLRDIPDADALYFTMLNSNKRSLTLDTKTPEGKEVLEKLVKESDVLVENFAPGALDRMGFTWERLNELNPKLIVASVKGFSDGHHYDDLKVYENVAQCAGGAASTTGFWDGPPTVSAAALGDSNTGMHLAIGILTALIGRGQTGRGQKVAVSMQDSVINLCRVKLRDQQRLDRVGYLEEYPQYPHGEFTDVVPRGGNAGGGGQPGWVLKCKGWETDPNAYIYFTIQGHAWEPICRAIGKPEWIDDPNYNTAQARQPHIFDIFATIEAWLADKTKYEAVDILRKFDIPCAPVLSMKEIANDPSLRASGTIVEVPHKQRGSYLTVGSPIKFSGLKPEITGSPLLGEHTDEILSELGYSKDQIANLHASRSV, encoded by the coding sequence ATGAGCAAACCCCTCGAAGGCATCAAGATCATCGACTTCACGCACGTGCAAGCGGGCCCGGCCTGTACCCAGCTGCTGGCATGGTTCGGCGCGGACGTGATCAAGGTCGAGCGCCCGGGTTCGGGCGACGTCACGCGCAACCAGTTGCGCGACATCCCCGACGCCGATGCCTTGTACTTCACGATGCTCAACAGCAACAAGCGCTCGTTGACCCTGGATACGAAAACGCCGGAAGGCAAGGAAGTGCTCGAGAAGCTGGTCAAGGAATCTGACGTGCTCGTCGAGAACTTCGCCCCGGGCGCCCTGGACCGCATGGGCTTCACGTGGGAGCGACTGAACGAACTGAATCCGAAGCTGATCGTGGCGTCGGTCAAGGGCTTCTCGGACGGTCACCACTACGACGACCTGAAGGTGTACGAGAACGTGGCCCAGTGCGCTGGCGGCGCCGCCTCGACGACCGGCTTCTGGGACGGCCCCCCGACGGTGTCGGCCGCAGCCCTGGGCGACAGCAATACCGGCATGCACCTGGCCATCGGCATTCTCACGGCACTCATCGGTCGTGGCCAGACGGGACGTGGCCAGAAGGTCGCCGTCTCGATGCAGGATTCGGTCATCAACCTGTGCCGCGTGAAGCTGCGCGACCAACAGCGTCTGGACCGTGTCGGCTACCTCGAAGAGTATCCGCAGTACCCGCATGGCGAATTCACCGACGTGGTGCCGCGTGGCGGCAACGCCGGCGGCGGCGGCCAGCCGGGCTGGGTGCTCAAGTGCAAGGGCTGGGAGACGGACCCGAACGCATACATCTACTTCACGATTCAGGGCCACGCGTGGGAGCCGATCTGCCGCGCCATCGGCAAGCCGGAATGGATCGACGATCCGAACTACAACACCGCGCAGGCTCGTCAGCCGCACATCTTCGATATCTTCGCGACCATCGAAGCCTGGCTGGCCGACAAGACGAAGTACGAAGCGGTCGACATCCTGCGCAAGTTCGACATTCCGTGCGCACCGGTGCTGTCGATGAAGGAAATCGCGAACGATCCGTCGCTGCGCGCGTCGGGCACGATCGTCGAAGTGCCGCACAAGCAGCGTGGCTCGTATCTCACCGTCGGCAGCCCGATCAAGTTCTCGGGCCTGAAGCCGGAAATCACGGGTTCGCCGCTGCTCGGTGAGCACACCGACGAGATTCTGTCCGAGCTGGGCTACAGCAAGGATCAGATCGCCAATCTGCACGCATCGCGTTCCGTCTGA
- a CDS encoding formate dehydrogenase subunit gamma: MREAFSVATVQAILDAHAAQEGPLLPILHDVQEAFGFVPPDAVPVIANALNLSRAEVHGVITFYHHFRTSPPPRHVVQICRAEACQSMGADALVAHAERVLGCAMHGHSGDVALEPVFCLGQCATSPAITIDDKLHARVTPEKFDRLVARAKDAV, encoded by the coding sequence ATGCGCGAGGCTTTTTCCGTCGCGACGGTACAAGCGATTCTGGACGCCCATGCAGCTCAGGAAGGCCCCCTTCTGCCGATCCTCCATGACGTTCAGGAAGCTTTCGGCTTCGTTCCCCCCGATGCCGTGCCCGTCATTGCCAACGCCCTGAACCTGTCCCGCGCCGAAGTGCATGGCGTGATCACGTTCTATCACCACTTCCGCACCAGCCCGCCGCCGCGCCACGTCGTGCAGATTTGCCGCGCCGAGGCGTGCCAGAGCATGGGGGCCGACGCCCTGGTCGCGCACGCCGAACGCGTGCTCGGCTGTGCGATGCACGGCCACAGCGGCGATGTTGCGCTCGAGCCTGTGTTCTGCCTGGGCCAGTGCGCCACGTCGCCGGCCATCACGATCGACGACAAGCTGCACGCGCGCGTCACTCCCGAGAAATTCGACCGCCTGGTCGCCCGCGCCAAGGATGCCGTATGA
- a CDS encoding fumarylacetoacetate hydrolase family protein has protein sequence MKLWTRFKTAHGRIGFGLLQDDQILEHRGSLYDTPIATGATLARDAVDLLCPCEPSKIVALWNNFHALGAKLGKAAPSHPLFLIKPATTLNGPGAVIRRPASYAGKIVFEGELGVVIGKTASHVSEEAARDHILGYTLVNDVTAAEIIEQDGNFAQWTRAKGFDTFGCLGPVIAQDFDWREAELVTRLDGTERQRYPLADMIFNPWQLVARLSQDMTLLPGDVIAVGTSIGVGSMKEGALVEVSIDGLGTLANRMG, from the coding sequence ATGAAACTCTGGACCCGCTTCAAGACCGCGCATGGGCGCATCGGCTTTGGCCTGCTGCAGGACGATCAGATTCTCGAGCATCGCGGCAGTCTCTACGACACACCGATCGCGACGGGGGCGACGCTCGCGCGCGATGCGGTCGACCTGCTGTGTCCCTGCGAGCCGAGCAAGATCGTGGCGCTGTGGAACAACTTCCACGCGCTCGGCGCGAAGCTCGGCAAGGCCGCGCCGTCGCATCCGCTGTTTCTCATCAAGCCTGCGACCACGCTCAACGGGCCCGGCGCGGTGATTCGGCGTCCCGCGTCGTATGCCGGCAAGATCGTTTTCGAGGGCGAACTGGGCGTGGTAATCGGCAAGACGGCGAGTCACGTGAGCGAGGAGGCCGCGCGCGATCACATTCTCGGCTACACGCTGGTCAACGACGTGACCGCCGCTGAAATCATCGAACAGGACGGCAACTTCGCGCAGTGGACACGTGCCAAGGGCTTCGACACGTTCGGCTGCCTGGGGCCGGTCATCGCGCAGGACTTCGACTGGCGCGAAGCCGAACTCGTTACTCGCCTCGACGGCACGGAGCGACAGCGCTACCCGCTCGCCGACATGATCTTCAATCCGTGGCAGCTCGTTGCGCGCTTGTCGCAGGACATGACGCTGCTGCCGGGCGATGTGATCGCGGTGGGCACGTCCATTGGTGTGGGCTCGATGAAAGAGGGCGCACTGGTGGAAGTGAGCATCGACGGTCTGGGCACGCTGGCCAACCGCATGGGCTGA
- a CDS encoding PAS domain-containing protein, with product MSASVDVNQLVQVVGDAIVVADPNNIITLWNSGAEKMFGFSADEAVGQPLDIIIPDRLRARHNEGYAKTMQTGQTKYGSDLLKVPAAHKDGRAMSIAFTVALLHGAGGDVTGIVAVIRDETTRFQEDRQLRKRIAELEAKVAATAG from the coding sequence ATGAGCGCATCCGTCGACGTCAATCAATTGGTGCAGGTGGTGGGCGACGCCATCGTCGTTGCCGACCCGAACAACATCATCACGCTGTGGAATTCCGGGGCGGAGAAGATGTTCGGTTTCTCGGCGGACGAGGCCGTCGGACAACCGCTCGACATCATCATCCCCGACCGTCTGCGCGCACGTCACAACGAGGGCTACGCGAAGACCATGCAGACGGGGCAGACCAAATACGGCAGCGACCTGCTCAAGGTCCCGGCCGCGCACAAGGACGGCCGGGCGATGTCGATCGCCTTCACCGTTGCGCTGTTGCATGGTGCGGGGGGGGACGTCACCGGCATCGTGGCCGTGATTCGCGACGAGACCACGCGTTTCCAGGAGGATCGTCAACTGCGCAAGCGCATCGCCGAACTCGAAGCCAAGGTGGCTGCCACGGCAGGGTAA
- a CDS encoding GntR family transcriptional regulator: protein MSLITPTPARVTPLVLEPIDTTTSFRNQAYALLKKAIADADIYNQKEEIRLDERQLIQVLGVSRTPIREAMTLLEQEGFLRTVPRRGIFIIRKTKREIVEMIQMWAALEGMSARLATLNASDEEIAKLRHLFDEFVNAPPTDHIEEYSDANIDFHQALINLGGSQAIANTIKNLFIHVRAIRKVTIAQNDRAARSIVDHLKIITALEKRDTELAEKLARDHTLGLAAFVEEHCDFLE, encoded by the coding sequence ATGTCCCTGATCACCCCAACTCCGGCACGCGTGACTCCGCTCGTGCTGGAGCCGATCGACACGACCACGAGCTTTCGCAATCAGGCATATGCGCTGCTGAAAAAAGCGATCGCCGATGCCGATATCTATAACCAGAAAGAAGAAATTCGCCTGGATGAGCGTCAGCTCATCCAGGTGCTCGGCGTTTCGCGCACACCGATTCGCGAAGCCATGACGTTGCTGGAGCAGGAAGGCTTTCTCCGCACGGTCCCGCGACGCGGCATCTTCATCATCCGCAAGACCAAACGCGAAATCGTCGAAATGATCCAGATGTGGGCAGCCCTGGAGGGCATGTCCGCGCGGCTCGCCACGCTGAACGCGAGCGACGAGGAGATCGCCAAGCTGCGCCATCTCTTCGACGAGTTCGTGAACGCACCGCCGACCGACCACATTGAAGAGTATTCGGACGCGAACATCGACTTCCACCAGGCGCTGATCAATCTCGGCGGTTCGCAGGCCATCGCCAATACGATCAAGAACCTGTTCATTCACGTGCGCGCCATTCGCAAGGTGACGATTGCACAGAATGACCGGGCCGCCCGCTCCATTGTCGACCACCTGAAAATCATCACGGCGCTCGAGAAGCGGGACACCGAACTGGCCGAGAAGCTCGCACGCGATCACACGCTGGGGCTGGCCGCGTTCGTCGAAGAGCACTGCGACTTCCTCGAGTAA
- a CDS encoding 2-dehydropantoate 2-reductase translates to MKICIYGAGAIGGYLGVQLARAGAEVSLVARGPHLAAMRENGLKLLIDGEERVAQLRCTDDPRELGPQDYVIIALKAHSVPSVLDAMQPLLGPDTAVVTAVNGIPYWYFYKHGGALEGTTLESIDPGGRQWRELGPERAIGCVVYPATEVVAPGVIQHVYGTKFPLGEASGERTERVEKLSQMMAAGGLDAPIRDNIRDEIWLKLWGNLCFNPISALTHGTLDIIASDPGTRAVAKAMMLEAKAIGDKFGVHFRVDVERRINGAGAVGAHKTSMLQDLERGRAMEIDPLVSVVQEMGRLANVPTPTLDVVLALIKQREFMTQPDAVAAAQERLAAKAA, encoded by the coding sequence ATGAAGATTTGCATCTATGGCGCCGGCGCCATCGGCGGCTATCTGGGCGTGCAACTCGCGCGTGCCGGAGCCGAAGTCAGTCTGGTTGCACGTGGCCCGCATCTGGCGGCCATGCGCGAGAACGGACTCAAGCTGCTGATCGATGGCGAAGAGCGCGTCGCCCAGTTGCGATGCACGGACGACCCGCGAGAACTGGGCCCGCAGGACTACGTGATCATCGCCCTCAAGGCGCACTCGGTACCGTCCGTCCTCGACGCGATGCAACCGTTGCTCGGCCCGGACACCGCCGTGGTCACCGCCGTCAATGGCATCCCCTATTGGTATTTCTACAAGCACGGCGGCGCGCTCGAAGGCACGACGCTCGAGAGCATCGATCCGGGTGGCCGCCAATGGCGCGAGCTTGGCCCGGAGCGCGCGATCGGCTGCGTCGTCTATCCGGCAACGGAAGTCGTCGCACCCGGTGTGATTCAGCACGTGTACGGCACGAAGTTCCCGCTGGGTGAAGCCAGTGGTGAGCGTACCGAGCGCGTGGAGAAGCTCTCGCAAATGATGGCCGCCGGCGGACTCGATGCGCCGATTCGCGACAACATCCGTGACGAGATCTGGCTCAAGCTCTGGGGCAATCTCTGCTTCAATCCGATTTCCGCCCTCACACACGGCACGCTGGACATCATCGCCAGCGATCCGGGCACGCGCGCCGTGGCCAAGGCCATGATGCTCGAAGCCAAGGCGATTGGCGACAAGTTCGGCGTGCATTTCCGGGTCGACGTGGAGCGGCGCATCAACGGCGCCGGCGCTGTAGGCGCGCACAAGACGTCGATGCTCCAGGACCTCGAGCGCGGTCGCGCCATGGAAATCGATCCGCTCGTGTCCGTCGTGCAGGAGATGGGGCGACTGGCGAACGTGCCGACACCGACGCTCGACGTCGTACTCGCCCTGATCAAGCAGCGCGAATTCATGACGCAACCGGATGCGGTCGCCGCCGCGCAGGAACGTCTTGCCGCCAAAGCCGCCTGA
- the oxc gene encoding oxalyl-CoA decarboxylase, translating to MSIAMTVPVGKAENDTAGDTLKDSSRHANIVSEAETTDGFHLVIDALKANDIDTIFGLVGIPITDLARLAQAEGMRFIGFRHEQHAGHAAAIAGYMTQKPGICLTVSAPGFLNGLTALANATTNCFPMILISGSSEREIVDLQQGDYEEMDQLNAAKPYCKAAYRVLHAEDIGVGLARAIRAAVSGRPGGVYLDLPAKLLAQTIDAKKAKESLIRVIDAAPRQIPAPDAVARALDVIKGAKRPLILLGKGASYAQADADIRALIEKTGIPYLPMSMAKGLLPDTHEQSAAAARSFVLQEADVVVLIGARLNWLLAHGKGKTWGSAPKKFVQIDISPTEIDSNVAIAAPVIGDIGSCVSALLGGIDASFPKPSSEWTGAIAERKNKNLAKMAATLAQNPSPMNFHSALGAIRDVLKKHPDINLVNEGANTLDYARSIIDQYQPRKRFDSGTWGVMGIGMGFAIGAAVTSGLPVVAIEGDSAFGFSGMELETICRYELPVTTVIFNNNGVYRGTDVNPTGGKDVAPTVFVKDARYDKMIEAFGGIGYHVTTPEELTKALEASIASGKPTLINAVIDEAAGTESGRLTNLNPQSAAMKK from the coding sequence ATGTCCATTGCGATGACCGTGCCAGTCGGCAAGGCGGAAAACGACACCGCGGGCGACACGCTCAAAGACAGTAGCCGACACGCGAACATCGTGTCCGAGGCAGAAACGACCGATGGCTTCCATCTGGTCATCGATGCTCTCAAAGCGAACGACATCGACACCATCTTCGGTCTGGTGGGCATTCCCATCACGGACCTTGCACGTCTTGCACAAGCCGAAGGCATGCGCTTCATCGGCTTCCGCCACGAACAGCATGCGGGCCACGCCGCGGCCATCGCCGGCTACATGACGCAGAAGCCGGGTATCTGCCTGACGGTGTCCGCACCGGGCTTTCTGAATGGCCTGACGGCACTCGCCAACGCCACGACGAACTGCTTCCCGATGATTCTCATCAGCGGTTCGAGCGAGCGCGAAATCGTCGACCTGCAACAGGGCGACTACGAGGAAATGGATCAGCTCAATGCGGCCAAGCCGTATTGCAAGGCGGCCTACCGCGTGCTGCACGCCGAAGACATCGGCGTGGGCCTGGCCCGCGCCATTCGCGCTGCCGTGTCCGGCCGTCCGGGCGGCGTGTATCTGGATCTGCCGGCCAAGCTGCTGGCCCAGACCATCGACGCCAAGAAGGCCAAGGAATCGCTCATTCGCGTGATCGACGCCGCACCGCGCCAGATCCCGGCACCGGATGCCGTGGCACGCGCACTCGACGTGATCAAGGGTGCCAAGCGTCCGCTGATCCTGTTGGGCAAGGGCGCTTCGTACGCGCAGGCCGACGCCGACATCCGCGCGCTGATCGAGAAGACCGGCATTCCGTACCTGCCGATGTCGATGGCCAAGGGCCTGCTGCCGGACACGCACGAGCAATCGGCTGCCGCCGCGCGCTCGTTCGTGCTGCAAGAGGCCGACGTCGTCGTGCTGATCGGCGCCCGCCTGAACTGGCTGCTTGCGCACGGCAAGGGCAAGACCTGGGGCTCGGCGCCGAAGAAGTTCGTGCAGATCGACATCTCGCCGACGGAAATCGACAGCAACGTGGCGATCGCCGCGCCGGTGATCGGCGACATCGGTTCGTGCGTCTCGGCGCTGCTCGGCGGCATCGACGCCAGCTTCCCGAAGCCTTCGTCCGAGTGGACGGGCGCGATTGCCGAGCGCAAGAACAAGAACCTCGCGAAGATGGCGGCCACCCTGGCGCAGAACCCGTCGCCGATGAATTTCCACAGCGCGCTGGGTGCCATTCGCGACGTGCTCAAGAAGCACCCGGACATCAACCTGGTGAACGAAGGCGCGAACACGCTCGACTACGCACGCAGCATCATCGACCAGTACCAGCCGCGCAAGCGCTTCGACTCGGGTACGTGGGGCGTGATGGGCATCGGCATGGGCTTCGCCATCGGCGCGGCCGTGACGAGCGGCCTGCCTGTCGTGGCGATCGAAGGCGACAGCGCGTTCGGTTTCAGCGGCATGGAGCTCGAGACGATTTGCCGTTACGAGCTGCCGGTCACCACCGTCATCTTCAATAACAACGGCGTCTACCGCGGCACCGACGTGAACCCGACGGGCGGCAAGGACGTGGCCCCGACCGTGTTCGTGAAGGACGCACGCTACGACAAGATGATCGAAGCCTTCGGCGGCATCGGCTATCACGTCACCACGCCGGAAGAACTGACCAAGGCACTCGAGGCGTCGATCGCTTCGGGCAAGCCGACGCTCATCAATGCCGTCATCGACGAAGCCGCCGGTACGGAAAGCGGCCGTCTGACGAACCTGAATCCGCAAAGCGCGGCGATGAAAAAGTAA
- a CDS encoding LysR family transcriptional regulator, which yields MRHATLRQLKVFEAVARHLSFSRAAEELHLTQPAVSTQVKQLETHAGLPLFEQLGKKIFLTPAGSEMLHYSRAIIALFRETEEAMDHLKGITGGKLNVAVISAGDYFFPRLLAAFTARHPGVTLNLTVHNREELLHQLTENLTDLAVMVRPPHEIDTINEAFAPHPYVIVAPPGHALADQRQIPFSRLTQEPFISRERGSDTWNSLQDAFGERTQQLKITMEIASTETIKQAVVAGMGISFLSAHTVGMELRTGQLTVLDVKGFPAWQSWYVVHRRSKRLPPVALAFRQFLLDEGAMLIDGMMAYKSPVPPPAVSADGEHGDRLHR from the coding sequence ATGAGACACGCCACGCTCCGCCAACTGAAAGTCTTCGAAGCCGTGGCGCGCCATCTGAGCTTTTCGCGCGCCGCCGAAGAACTGCACCTCACCCAACCGGCTGTCTCCACGCAGGTCAAGCAACTCGAGACACACGCCGGTCTGCCGCTTTTCGAGCAACTGGGCAAGAAGATCTTCCTCACCCCGGCGGGCAGCGAAATGCTTCACTACAGCCGCGCGATCATTGCGCTCTTTCGCGAGACCGAAGAGGCGATGGACCACCTCAAGGGCATTACGGGCGGCAAGCTGAACGTGGCCGTGATCAGCGCGGGGGACTACTTCTTTCCCCGTCTGCTCGCCGCGTTCACCGCGCGCCATCCCGGCGTAACGCTCAACCTCACCGTGCACAACCGTGAGGAACTGCTGCATCAACTCACCGAAAACCTCACCGACCTGGCGGTGATGGTGCGCCCGCCTCACGAAATCGATACGATCAACGAGGCTTTCGCACCGCACCCCTATGTCATCGTGGCGCCGCCCGGCCACGCGCTGGCCGATCAACGCCAGATTCCGTTCTCTCGTCTCACGCAAGAACCGTTCATCAGCCGCGAGCGTGGCTCCGACACCTGGAACTCCCTGCAGGATGCGTTCGGCGAGCGCACCCAGCAATTGAAGATCACGATGGAAATCGCCAGCACGGAGACCATCAAGCAGGCGGTCGTGGCGGGCATGGGCATCAGCTTTCTGTCGGCCCACACCGTCGGCATGGAATTGCGGACCGGCCAACTGACGGTGCTCGACGTGAAGGGCTTTCCCGCATGGCAGAGCTGGTACGTCGTGCACCGTCGCAGCAAACGGCTGCCGCCCGTGGCGCTCGCGTTTCGTCAGTTCCTCCTCGACGAGGGCGCCATGCTCATCGACGGCATGATGGCCTACAAGAGCCCGGTGCCGCCGCCCGCCGTGAGCGCCGACGGCGAACATGGCGATCGCTTGCATCGCTGA
- the frc gene encoding formyl-CoA transferase yields the protein MGKALEGVRILDFTHVQSGPTCTQLLAWFGADVIKIERAGHGDVTRDQLRDIPDADSLYFTMLNSNKRSITLDTKHPEGKAVLERMIRDCDVLVENFAPGALDRMGFTWEHIHSLNPRMIVASVKGFGPGPYEDCKVYENVAQCVGGAASTTGFDDGPPMVTGAQIGDSGTGLHLALGIVTALYQRTMTGEGQRVLTAMQDGVLNLCRVKLRDQQRLERTRVMEEYPQYPNGQFGDAVPRAGNASGGGQPGWILKCKGWETDPNAYIYFITQAPVWGSICKVIGKPEWVEHPDYATPRARLPRLREIFDTIEQWTMTKSKFEVMGILNQYDIPCGPILSMKEIAEDMSLRETGTIVEVDHPTRGKYLTVGNPIKLSASPTHVERSPLLGEHTDDVLSEFGYSAQQIAALREVGAV from the coding sequence ATGGGCAAAGCACTTGAAGGTGTGCGCATACTCGACTTCACCCACGTGCAGTCGGGACCCACGTGTACGCAATTGCTGGCATGGTTCGGCGCCGACGTGATCAAGATCGAACGGGCCGGACACGGCGATGTCACGCGCGACCAATTGCGCGACATCCCCGACGCGGACAGCCTGTACTTCACCATGCTCAACAGCAACAAGCGCTCGATCACGCTCGACACCAAGCACCCGGAGGGCAAGGCGGTGCTCGAGCGCATGATTCGCGACTGCGACGTGCTGGTGGAGAACTTCGCCCCCGGGGCCCTGGATCGCATGGGCTTCACGTGGGAGCACATCCATTCGCTCAACCCGCGCATGATCGTGGCCTCGGTCAAGGGCTTCGGCCCGGGTCCGTACGAGGATTGCAAGGTCTACGAGAACGTGGCGCAATGCGTGGGCGGTGCCGCATCGACGACGGGTTTCGACGACGGCCCGCCGATGGTCACGGGGGCGCAGATCGGCGACTCCGGTACCGGGCTGCACCTCGCGCTGGGCATCGTGACGGCGCTGTATCAGCGCACGATGACCGGCGAGGGCCAGCGCGTGCTGACCGCCATGCAGGATGGCGTGCTCAATCTTTGCCGTGTGAAGCTGCGCGATCAGCAGCGCCTGGAGCGCACGCGGGTCATGGAAGAGTATCCGCAGTACCCGAACGGCCAGTTCGGCGACGCGGTGCCGCGCGCCGGCAATGCCTCGGGCGGCGGCCAGCCCGGCTGGATTCTCAAGTGCAAGGGCTGGGAGACCGATCCCAACGCCTACATCTATTTCATCACGCAGGCCCCGGTGTGGGGTTCGATCTGCAAGGTGATCGGCAAGCCGGAGTGGGTCGAGCATCCGGACTATGCGACGCCGCGCGCGCGTCTGCCGCGACTGCGCGAGATCTTCGACACGATCGAGCAATGGACCATGACGAAATCGAAGTTCGAGGTCATGGGCATTCTCAACCAGTACGACATTCCGTGCGGGCCGATTCTGTCGATGAAGGAAATCGCCGAAGACATGTCGCTGCGCGAGACGGGGACCATCGTGGAAGTCGATCACCCGACGCGCGGCAAGTACCTCACCGTCGGCAACCCGATCAAGCTCTCGGCCAGCCCCACGCACGTGGAGCGCTCGCCGCTGCTCGGCGAACACACCGACGACGTGCTCTCCGAATTCGGCTACAGCGCGCAGCAGATCGCCGCGCTGCGCGAAGTCGGCGCGGTCTGA